One stretch of Corallococcus soli DNA includes these proteins:
- a CDS encoding HEAT repeat domain-containing protein codes for MALAVALSLLPAPGHASRGNPFEDLPEFTAQAPADSVRGILAAMEDPHEAVVASVITNAYVATGLRTPEVRARLQELARSPLLIRWLGSRDPLLESAALKLAASLGQDSRGAEQASRLAELLKSSDPELRMNAVRAMEAMGAGARSQAPQLAALLKNPGPEDLRRAAAEALAAMKGDARAQAPVLAPLLKDPEDEVRRAVAEALVAMGPGAREQVPVLVELLKDPDADVRAASARVLGAVGGREQGPRLFELLKDPQDRVRISAAHALGALGAEEQGAALVELLKDGDEGLRSVAARALAAIRSPAQAALFVTLLKDANPEVRDAAERALIALGERAREQAPRVAQLLSGADSTLRASALAVLGRMKAREQAPRIAKLLDHPDSHVRYRATMALGEMGATEQAPRLVALLEDPKGGVRVAAVSALASVGLSEAPRIARLLKEPDEELRSIAAKVLGLMGAVEQAPRIAEVLNDPIFDVRSTAAYSLGQLGAMAQAPRIAELLKDPEADVREVATSALGDMKARAQMLPVAELLRDPEPGVQVSAVLSLVSLSPLDAPSMAAVIALILEDRGEYVDWLTFAHVAGGGDPTIERVLRWSVRRSDERPTDVSPEEARATLVSFRDFWPHAAKQRLLRDALADSIATVARLNQGHWGGAEDLKLLESLRDLLRQDHPLQADSLQQVISGRESWSWLMKARWAILSHLALWIALVFVYPYSPRVQALFFWNPWVRNLMGFVYVGLLLTWVPFLRRRLFSPFAQQLTVDAGLEDLDPGAYFERSEVVAPVTGKRERLLEALPQLHRQIILEGASGLGKTMFLRRLLSRSKRLAVYLTAERCDAGVLEAIQAKLEGHAKDAGFLRSLIHGGALDIYIDGLNEVTADTRARIVQFMEGNSQANILLSTQRLEWTPPATARVLILQPLADADIAAFLVGREPFLDASAVLRGAGYVERCHRFVAEALSPEHSELLRRSLREVLSNPMDLTVVSQMLAGGQSPDLSNLRQQQYALMARDYSGVHLTEFPLGRFSEEAYQMRKADRTILSEDDFSREILPMERSRMVLKRLWRGPDGRDHREWRFRHDKIQEFFIAQTFLSAQSQRELEHLGDPRFRGVYLLLVALLPLERARVLRDLLVVHAAETGDHAVSDDYVKLLKTREAIHGAREATARDAGAPVIPLHGRS; via the coding sequence ATGGCCCTTGCCGTGGCGCTGAGCCTCCTGCCCGCGCCGGGGCATGCTTCCCGGGGCAACCCCTTCGAAGATCTGCCGGAGTTCACGGCACAGGCGCCGGCCGACTCCGTCAGGGGGATCCTGGCCGCGATGGAGGATCCCCATGAGGCGGTCGTGGCCTCCGTCATCACCAACGCCTACGTCGCGACGGGCCTGCGGACCCCCGAGGTGCGCGCGCGCCTCCAGGAGCTGGCGCGAAGTCCCCTGCTGATCCGCTGGTTGGGGTCGCGCGATCCGCTCCTCGAAAGCGCGGCGCTCAAGCTGGCGGCATCCCTGGGGCAGGACTCGCGGGGCGCGGAGCAGGCCTCCCGCCTCGCGGAGCTGCTGAAGTCGTCCGATCCCGAGCTGCGGATGAACGCGGTGCGGGCGATGGAGGCGATGGGGGCCGGGGCCAGGAGTCAGGCCCCCCAGCTCGCCGCGCTGTTGAAGAACCCGGGGCCCGAGGACCTCCGGCGGGCCGCGGCCGAGGCGCTCGCGGCCATGAAGGGGGACGCCAGGGCGCAGGCCCCCGTCCTCGCCCCGTTGTTGAAGGATCCAGAAGACGAGGTCCGGCGCGCGGTCGCGGAGGCCCTGGTCGCGATGGGCCCGGGGGCCCGGGAGCAGGTCCCCGTCCTGGTCGAGCTGCTGAAGGATCCGGACGCGGACGTCCGGGCTGCCAGTGCGCGGGTGCTGGGGGCGGTGGGAGGGCGGGAGCAGGGTCCACGGCTGTTCGAGCTGCTGAAGGACCCGCAGGATCGCGTTCGGATCAGCGCGGCGCATGCGTTGGGAGCGCTGGGGGCCGAGGAGCAGGGGGCTGCCCTGGTCGAGCTGCTGAAGGATGGGGACGAAGGCCTCCGGTCCGTGGCGGCACGAGCCCTGGCGGCCATCCGGTCCCCGGCGCAGGCCGCCCTCTTCGTCACGCTGTTGAAGGACGCGAATCCGGAGGTCCGCGACGCGGCCGAGCGCGCGCTGATTGCCCTGGGGGAGCGGGCCCGGGAACAGGCCCCCCGGGTGGCCCAGTTGCTGAGCGGAGCCGACAGCACGCTCCGTGCCTCCGCGCTCGCCGTGCTGGGCCGCATGAAGGCCCGGGAGCAGGCCCCACGCATCGCGAAGCTGCTCGATCATCCCGACAGTCACGTCCGGTATCGCGCGACCATGGCGCTGGGGGAGATGGGGGCCACGGAGCAGGCGCCCCGGCTTGTCGCGCTCCTGGAGGACCCGAAGGGAGGCGTCCGGGTGGCCGCCGTGTCAGCGCTGGCATCCGTGGGTCTGTCGGAGGCCCCGAGGATCGCTCGGCTGTTGAAGGAACCGGACGAGGAGCTGCGGTCCATCGCGGCGAAGGTGCTCGGACTGATGGGCGCCGTGGAGCAGGCCCCGCGCATCGCGGAAGTGCTGAACGATCCGATCTTCGACGTCCGCTCCACCGCGGCATATTCGCTGGGGCAGCTGGGCGCCATGGCGCAGGCCCCGCGCATCGCCGAGCTGCTGAAGGATCCGGAAGCGGATGTCCGCGAGGTGGCGACGAGCGCGCTGGGGGACATGAAGGCCCGGGCGCAGATGCTGCCCGTCGCCGAGCTGTTGAGGGATCCGGAGCCCGGCGTCCAGGTGAGCGCGGTGCTGTCGCTCGTGAGCCTCAGCCCCCTGGATGCGCCGAGCATGGCGGCGGTCATCGCGCTCATCCTGGAGGATCGTGGTGAGTACGTGGACTGGCTGACCTTCGCCCACGTCGCGGGCGGCGGCGACCCGACCATCGAGAGGGTGCTGCGCTGGTCGGTGCGGCGCTCGGACGAGAGGCCCACGGACGTGTCGCCGGAAGAGGCACGGGCGACGTTGGTGTCCTTTCGGGACTTCTGGCCCCATGCCGCGAAGCAGCGGCTGCTGCGGGATGCCCTGGCGGACAGCATCGCGACCGTCGCGCGGCTCAACCAGGGACACTGGGGCGGCGCGGAGGACCTGAAGCTGCTGGAGTCGCTGCGGGACCTGCTGCGGCAGGACCACCCCCTCCAGGCGGACAGCCTCCAGCAGGTCATCTCCGGACGTGAGTCCTGGAGCTGGCTGATGAAGGCCCGGTGGGCGATCCTGTCCCACCTGGCCCTGTGGATCGCGCTCGTCTTCGTCTACCCGTACTCCCCCAGGGTCCAGGCGCTCTTCTTCTGGAACCCCTGGGTGCGAAACCTCATGGGCTTCGTCTACGTGGGCCTGTTGCTGACCTGGGTGCCGTTCCTTCGCCGCCGCTTGTTCTCACCCTTCGCGCAGCAGCTCACGGTCGACGCGGGCCTGGAGGACCTGGACCCGGGCGCCTACTTCGAGCGCTCGGAGGTCGTCGCGCCCGTCACCGGGAAGCGCGAACGGCTGCTGGAGGCGCTCCCCCAGCTCCACCGGCAGATCATCCTGGAGGGCGCATCAGGGCTGGGGAAGACGATGTTCCTTCGGCGGTTGCTCTCGCGGTCGAAGCGCCTGGCCGTGTACCTGACCGCGGAGCGCTGCGACGCGGGGGTGCTGGAGGCGATCCAGGCGAAGCTGGAGGGCCACGCGAAGGACGCCGGCTTCCTGCGGAGCCTGATCCACGGTGGCGCGCTCGACATCTACATCGACGGGCTCAACGAGGTGACCGCGGACACGCGGGCGCGCATCGTCCAGTTCATGGAGGGCAACTCCCAGGCGAACATCCTCCTGTCCACGCAGCGGCTTGAGTGGACGCCGCCCGCCACGGCGCGGGTCCTGATCCTCCAACCGTTGGCCGACGCCGACATCGCCGCGTTCCTGGTGGGCCGGGAGCCCTTCCTGGACGCGTCGGCGGTCCTCCGTGGCGCCGGGTACGTGGAGCGGTGCCACCGCTTCGTCGCGGAGGCCCTGTCGCCGGAGCACTCGGAGCTGTTGCGTCGCTCGCTGCGGGAGGTGCTGTCCAATCCCATGGACCTGACCGTGGTGTCCCAGATGCTGGCGGGCGGCCAGTCCCCGGACCTCTCCAACCTGAGGCAGCAGCAGTACGCGCTGATGGCCCGGGACTACTCCGGAGTCCACCTCACGGAGTTCCCGCTGGGACGCTTCTCCGAAGAGGCCTACCAGATGCGCAAGGCCGACCGGACGATCCTCAGTGAGGACGACTTCTCCCGTGAGATCCTCCCGATGGAGCGCTCGCGCATGGTGCTGAAGCGGCTGTGGCGGGGACCGGATGGCCGGGACCACCGGGAGTGGCGCTTCCGGCACGACAAGATCCAGGAGTTCTTCATCGCGCAGACCTTCCTCTCCGCGCAGAGCCAGCGCGAGCTGGAGCACCTGGGCGACCCCCGTTTCCGGGGCGTCTACCTGCTGCTGGTCGCGCTCCTGCCGCTGGAGCGCGCCCGGGTGCTGCGCGATCTGCTGGTGGTCCACGCGGCGGAGACGGGCGACCACGCCGTGAGTGACGACTACGTCAAGCTGCTGAAGACGCGTGAGGCGATCCACGGAGCCCGTGAAGCCACGGCCCGGGACGCGGGCGCCCCGGTGATCCCGCTCCACGGCCGGAGCTGA
- a CDS encoding DUF2267 domain-containing protein, translating to MASPHNPSQDTHAVPVKERDESLELQPFLDEIQSDAVMHSQGLDAREAASAVLCTLARRLSDGEDVKLYRTLTGGIGAILGACSVHRGPSRARRIGRDEFMSDVADHLNIKIDQAPRVVAAVFTAVRDRIPEDEVAAVASQLPADLADYFRRPM from the coding sequence ATGGCCTCGCCCCACAATCCCTCTCAGGACACCCACGCCGTGCCCGTGAAGGAGCGCGACGAGTCGCTCGAACTTCAGCCGTTCCTGGATGAAATCCAGTCCGACGCGGTCATGCACAGCCAGGGATTGGACGCCCGGGAGGCCGCGAGCGCGGTGCTGTGTACGCTCGCCCGGCGGCTGTCGGATGGCGAGGACGTGAAGCTCTACCGCACGTTGACTGGCGGCATCGGCGCCATCCTCGGCGCCTGCTCGGTGCACCGAGGCCCGTCGCGCGCCCGGCGCATCGGCCGCGACGAGTTCATGTCCGACGTGGCCGACCACCTGAACATCAAGATCGACCAGGCGCCTCGCGTGGTCGCCGCCGTCTTCACGGCCGTGCGGGATCGCATCCCGGAGGACGAGGTGGCGGCGGTGGCCTCCCAGCTCCCCGCCGACCTCGCGGACTACTTCCGCCGGCCCATGTGA
- a CDS encoding M23 family metallopeptidase: MSPESHPHRRFSRRSILRAGSVAAGFAALGGPTALASIALAGEVIINPFAGYPTSDGWWDHINRGSLGGIDYVMGVGTPLRACASGQLLINWNNGTGGYTATVVMANGMRSQYLHLSGFNGGERMVRQGEIVGYSGGAAGAPGSGSSTGPHLHWHMVTSGGTRVNPLDYVGVSSGGIGGGLPLEDRRLGHLGTAGGWVHMLSDLVLPGNTTYGAFSPGAGQSPRAMANVDGVMRLVYGGSNGWTTMSSGLAMAPGAPLTVLRTPASPSAQVFTLEGGRLWHTFDGNGWRKLPSSVTVSGNCTFSMTANGTDVHGLFNDNGRLFHVWADGSGWHKGDTGVNLEPGADLVAVIQPGGSLQGLSLEYGRVHHIFGANGRWNRIPTTAALPTGTPIAGRAGNGWPQLVANHNGAITHVWGTSSGWMCVPTGRTTNPGRRISLVEDVASAPLVGLTL; the protein is encoded by the coding sequence ATGTCCCCCGAGTCCCATCCCCATCGCCGGTTCTCCCGGCGCTCCATTCTGCGTGCCGGCAGCGTCGCGGCCGGCTTCGCCGCCCTCGGTGGGCCCACGGCGCTGGCCAGCATCGCCCTCGCCGGCGAGGTCATCATCAATCCGTTCGCGGGTTACCCGACCTCGGATGGATGGTGGGACCACATCAACCGCGGCTCCCTGGGCGGCATCGACTATGTGATGGGTGTTGGCACGCCGCTCCGGGCCTGCGCCTCGGGGCAGCTCCTCATCAACTGGAACAACGGCACGGGCGGATACACCGCGACCGTCGTGATGGCCAACGGCATGAGGAGCCAGTACCTCCACCTGTCAGGCTTCAACGGCGGCGAACGCATGGTCCGGCAGGGCGAAATCGTCGGGTACTCCGGCGGTGCCGCCGGTGCGCCCGGTTCCGGGTCCTCGACCGGTCCTCACCTGCACTGGCACATGGTGACCTCCGGCGGCACCCGGGTGAACCCGCTCGACTACGTTGGCGTCAGCAGCGGCGGAATCGGTGGCGGTCTGCCGCTGGAGGATCGGCGCCTCGGTCATCTCGGCACCGCGGGTGGCTGGGTCCACATGCTCAGCGACCTTGTCCTGCCGGGCAACACGACGTACGGGGCGTTCTCGCCGGGTGCCGGGCAGTCGCCGCGCGCCATGGCGAATGTCGACGGCGTGATGAGGCTGGTCTACGGCGGCAGCAACGGCTGGACCACGATGAGCAGCGGCCTGGCGATGGCCCCGGGGGCTCCACTCACCGTGCTGCGGACCCCGGCCAGTCCATCCGCCCAGGTCTTCACCCTGGAGGGCGGACGGCTCTGGCACACCTTCGACGGCAACGGCTGGAGGAAGCTCCCGTCGTCGGTGACCGTGTCGGGCAACTGCACCTTCTCCATGACGGCCAACGGGACCGACGTTCATGGCCTGTTCAACGACAACGGTCGGCTGTTCCATGTCTGGGCTGACGGCTCCGGTTGGCACAAGGGTGACACCGGGGTGAACCTGGAGCCCGGCGCCGACCTGGTCGCGGTCATCCAGCCGGGCGGCAGCCTGCAGGGCTTGTCGCTGGAGTATGGCCGGGTGCACCACATCTTCGGGGCGAACGGGAGGTGGAACCGGATACCGACCACGGCGGCCCTGCCGACCGGGACGCCCATCGCCGGCCGCGCGGGCAACGGCTGGCCGCAGCTGGTCGCCAACCACAACGGTGCCATCACCCACGTCTGGGGCACCTCTTCGGGCTGGATGTGCGTGCCGACCGGAAGGACGACGAACCCGGGACGGCGGATCAGCCTGGTCGAGGATGTCGCCTCGGCACCGTTGGTCGGCCTGACGCTCTGA
- a CDS encoding VOC family protein, whose translation MIDHLELSTPDLAAATAFYRGALAPLGYALHVEGKANGFGAEPTRLDFWLRPGEPSSPRPHFAFFCATRTLVDASYRAALQAGGTDNGAPKLRVDIHPTYYAAFVRDPDGHNVEFVCQA comes from the coding sequence ATGATCGATCATCTGGAGCTTTCGACCCCCGACCTCGCCGCCGCGACGGCGTTCTACCGAGGCGCGCTCGCACCCCTGGGATACGCGTTGCACGTCGAGGGCAAGGCGAACGGGTTTGGCGCGGAGCCGACCCGGCTCGACTTCTGGCTGCGCCCGGGTGAACCCTCCTCCCCGCGCCCGCACTTCGCCTTCTTCTGCGCCACGCGCACCCTGGTCGACGCGTCGTACCGCGCCGCGCTGCAAGCAGGGGGCACGGACAACGGCGCTCCGAAGCTGAGGGTGGACATCCATCCGACCTACTACGCCGCCTTCGTTCGCGACCCCGACGGCCACAACGTCGAGTTCGTCTGCCAGGCCTGA
- a CDS encoding Lrp/AsnC family transcriptional regulator → MHKDDAPLDDLDLRILERYQHDTLLPARTIGEEVGLSTAAVQRRLKRLREVGVIRREVAELAPKAVGLPITCVVAVELEQERTVDLERFKLRMQGLPEVQQCYYVTGQADFILIVLVGSMEEYDAFTQRALLSDANVRSFTTSVTLERVKTGVTVALPRR, encoded by the coding sequence ATGCACAAGGACGACGCACCCCTCGACGACCTGGACCTGCGAATCCTCGAGCGCTACCAGCACGACACGCTGCTTCCCGCGCGCACCATCGGGGAGGAGGTGGGCCTGTCCACCGCGGCCGTCCAACGCCGGCTCAAGCGCCTGCGCGAGGTCGGCGTCATCCGGCGTGAGGTGGCCGAGCTCGCGCCGAAGGCCGTGGGCCTGCCCATCACCTGTGTCGTCGCGGTGGAGCTCGAACAGGAGCGCACCGTGGACCTCGAGCGCTTCAAGCTCCGGATGCAGGGGCTCCCCGAAGTGCAGCAGTGCTACTACGTCACCGGGCAGGCGGACTTCATCCTCATCGTCCTCGTCGGGAGCATGGAGGAGTATGACGCCTTCACCCAGCGCGCCCTGCTCAGCGACGCGAACGTCCGCAGCTTCACCACCAGCGTGACGTTGGAGCGCGTCAAGACGGGCGTGACCGTCGCGCTTCCCCGGCGGTGA
- a CDS encoding outer membrane beta-barrel protein, which translates to MRLNTLLPLALLAFNVPGGARAQTVSDPVAFPMQGMEVPERHFMFNVGGGLSFPISDAGDRFETGGGFQLGAGYQFHRSFGVMAEYFYSGYDIRSDVLTGTGINGNHYMQYGSLNAVWNVIPRSTFGFYVIAGPGLYYRQVELLQLSGVATIPYCDPWLYYCATDVVPVAELVGSRSSTDFGLGGGVGVTLKINGELRFYVEGRYHYIFGQSFDVPGGDSRKADGQYIPVNFGIRY; encoded by the coding sequence ATGCGATTGAACACGTTGCTTCCCCTTGCCTTGCTGGCGTTCAACGTCCCTGGGGGCGCGCGTGCCCAGACGGTGTCGGACCCGGTGGCCTTCCCGATGCAGGGAATGGAGGTTCCGGAGCGGCACTTCATGTTCAACGTGGGCGGCGGCCTCTCCTTCCCGATCTCCGACGCGGGGGACCGCTTCGAGACGGGCGGCGGCTTCCAACTGGGCGCCGGCTACCAGTTCCATCGGAGCTTCGGCGTCATGGCGGAGTACTTCTACAGCGGCTATGACATCCGGTCCGACGTGCTCACCGGGACTGGCATCAACGGCAACCACTACATGCAGTACGGCAGCCTCAACGCCGTCTGGAATGTGATTCCCCGCAGCACTTTCGGCTTCTACGTCATCGCCGGGCCGGGCCTGTACTACCGCCAGGTGGAGCTGCTCCAGTTGTCGGGCGTCGCGACCATCCCGTACTGCGACCCGTGGCTGTACTATTGCGCCACGGACGTGGTGCCGGTGGCGGAGCTTGTCGGCTCGCGCAGCAGCACGGACTTCGGTCTCGGCGGCGGCGTCGGCGTCACCCTGAAGATCAACGGGGAGCTCCGCTTCTACGTGGAGGGGCGCTACCACTACATCTTCGGCCAGAGCTTCGATGTGCCCGGCGGCGACTCGCGCAAGGCCGACGGCCAGTACATCCCGGTCAACTTCGGCATCCGCTATTGA
- a CDS encoding acetate/propionate family kinase, whose protein sequence is MSKTVGVPDALLVLNAGSSSLKFSVFLDEEPLRLLLRGEFEELSTRPRFVAHADGAIISQKDWAPGTQLGYTGATDFLFAWGREGVLGGHRIAATGHRVVHGGMRFSRPALVDAATLAELEALIPLAPLHQPHCVEAIRAVTRTAPAVPQVACFDTAFHRTQPPVAQAFALPRRYADEGVRRYGFHGLSYEYIASTLPRTAPGAAEGRTVVAHLGNGASMCALLQGRSVATTMGLTALDGLMMGTRCGALDPGVLLYLMDRHGMDARALERLLYQQSGLLGVSGESSDMRELLGASSAAAAEALELFVYRIHRELGSLAAALHGLDAVVFTGGIGEHSAPIRERVCRDASWLGLELDEEANARGGPCITRSGSRVSAWVIPTDEEAMIALHTRRVLSTTGLAPVPQ, encoded by the coding sequence ATGTCCAAAACAGTAGGCGTGCCGGACGCGCTGCTCGTGCTCAACGCCGGCTCTTCGAGCTTGAAGTTCTCCGTCTTCCTGGATGAGGAGCCCCTCCGCCTCCTCCTGCGGGGGGAGTTCGAGGAGCTGTCGACCCGTCCGCGGTTCGTCGCGCACGCGGACGGTGCCATCATCAGCCAGAAGGATTGGGCCCCCGGAACGCAGCTCGGGTACACGGGCGCCACCGACTTCCTGTTCGCGTGGGGTCGGGAGGGCGTCCTCGGCGGGCACCGGATCGCGGCCACCGGCCACCGGGTGGTCCATGGCGGCATGCGCTTCTCCAGGCCCGCCCTCGTCGACGCGGCGACCCTGGCGGAGCTGGAAGCGCTCATTCCGCTGGCGCCGTTGCACCAACCCCACTGCGTGGAGGCGATTCGCGCTGTCACACGGACGGCGCCAGCGGTGCCACAGGTCGCATGCTTCGACACCGCGTTCCACCGCACCCAGCCCCCCGTGGCCCAGGCCTTCGCCCTGCCCCGCCGCTATGCCGACGAGGGCGTCCGCCGCTACGGCTTCCATGGCCTCTCCTACGAATACATCGCCTCCACGCTGCCGCGCACGGCGCCCGGGGCCGCCGAAGGACGCACGGTGGTGGCGCACCTGGGGAACGGCGCGAGCATGTGCGCCCTGCTCCAGGGTCGAAGCGTGGCGACGACCATGGGCCTCACCGCCCTGGATGGGCTCATGATGGGCACCCGCTGCGGCGCCCTGGATCCCGGGGTCCTGCTCTACCTGATGGACCGGCACGGCATGGACGCGCGCGCGCTGGAGCGGCTCCTCTACCAGCAATCCGGCCTGCTGGGCGTCTCCGGCGAGTCCAGCGACATGCGCGAGCTGCTCGGCGCCTCCAGTGCCGCCGCCGCCGAGGCGCTGGAGTTGTTCGTCTATCGCATCCATCGCGAGCTGGGCTCGCTCGCGGCGGCGCTGCACGGCCTGGACGCAGTGGTGTTCACGGGCGGCATTGGCGAGCACTCCGCGCCCATTCGCGAGCGGGTCTGTCGCGACGCGAGCTGGCTCGGGTTGGAGCTTGATGAGGAGGCCAACGCTCGCGGAGGCCCCTGCATCACCCGGTCCGGCAGCCGCGTCTCCGCCTGGGTGATTCCCACGGATGAAGAGGCGATGATCGCCCTCCACACCCGGCGCGTGCTGAGCACGACAGGTCTCGCACCCGTGCCGCAGTGA